Proteins encoded together in one Pseudomonadota bacterium window:
- the rpsB gene encoding 30S ribosomal protein S2 has translation MAIVSMKQLLEAGVHFGHQTRRWNPKMARYIFTERNGIYIIDLQKTVVKVKEAYNFVKEVAKQRRPILFIGTKKQAMEAVAEDAARCGEFFVNQRWLGGMLTNFKTISRRIARLKELERMRENGEFDRLTKKEVKRLNDEMGKLERFLGGIKNMPDLPGAIYVIDPRKEHIAIMEARKLGIPVVAIVDTNCDPDLIDYPIPGNDDAIRAVRLLTGKMADAVLEAKAEIEAEMPEEARFAMEEDEGGVTLAIVTPGETVDLVEAGGIGAAPEEYSAEAYAPTGQELVYVADDAAQAPVEGAV, from the coding sequence GTGGCTATCGTCTCGATGAAACAGCTCCTCGAGGCGGGTGTCCACTTCGGGCATCAGACCCGTCGGTGGAACCCGAAAATGGCACGCTACATCTTCACGGAGAGAAACGGCATCTACATCATTGACCTCCAGAAGACGGTGGTCAAGGTGAAAGAAGCCTACAACTTCGTGAAGGAAGTAGCGAAGCAGAGAAGGCCGATCCTCTTCATCGGCACCAAGAAGCAGGCGATGGAGGCGGTCGCCGAAGACGCCGCCCGCTGCGGCGAGTTCTTCGTCAACCAGCGCTGGCTCGGTGGCATGCTCACGAACTTCAAGACGATCTCGCGTCGCATCGCGCGTCTCAAGGAGCTCGAGCGCATGCGCGAGAACGGTGAGTTCGATCGGCTCACCAAGAAAGAGGTCAAGCGCCTCAACGACGAGATGGGCAAGCTCGAGCGCTTCCTGGGCGGCATCAAGAACATGCCTGACCTCCCGGGCGCCATCTACGTGATCGATCCGCGCAAGGAGCACATCGCAATCATGGAGGCCCGCAAGCTGGGCATTCCCGTGGTGGCGATCGTCGACACCAACTGCGATCCGGATCTCATCGACTACCCCATTCCCGGCAACGACGACGCGATTCGCGCCGTGCGCCTGCTCACCGGCAAGATGGCCGACGCAGTGCTCGAGGCCAAGGCCGAGATCGAAGCCGAGATGCCGGAAGAGGCCCGTTTTGCGATGGAGGAAGACGAGGGCGGCGTGACGCTGGCCATCGTGACGCCTGGCGAGACGGTCGATCTGGTCGAGGCCGGTGGCATCGGTGCTGCGCCCGAGGA